The proteins below are encoded in one region of Planctomycetota bacterium:
- a CDS encoding protein kinase: MNNAEDEPTWQRDDPSDSNSSPDASSSKLPRWLGKRIGRFRVISVLGKGAWGQVFEAEDTQLRRRVALKCININSKQRGIVPLERLLTEARAAAAIEHPNVTQIYEVGETKGIFYIAMELAEGGSTHALVKTAGPMDVVRACTLCAEAADALQLGHDCGIVHRDIKPANLLLGRNGRCKVADFGLAHGGDVSDPLHASKQGGTPFYIAPEIVRGSEGDARADIYSLAATLVYLLTGRHIVEGETRAAVLKAQVDQPPLDVRGVRPEIDPGLADVIAKALSKDPGTRFQTAGEFATALRVYTVPVNKAGTAIGGVDWKKVGPIAVGIGALVVLLLVILPFIGGDGEATEDTNARSSDSAADRTPTNDAVAQTTRHTFTLDVSAWANKPDTVHVAGDFNGWDESATPLTDPNGDDTWSVVVPLEPGMHMYKFVVNGDRWINDPDADPSLDAGDGHGGINNGVLIGP; the protein is encoded by the coding sequence GTGAACAACGCAGAGGACGAACCGACTTGGCAACGGGACGACCCGAGCGACTCGAACTCGAGTCCCGATGCGTCGTCGTCCAAGTTGCCGCGGTGGCTCGGCAAACGAATCGGCCGGTTCCGCGTGATTTCCGTTCTGGGCAAAGGCGCTTGGGGCCAGGTGTTCGAAGCGGAAGACACGCAGCTACGCCGGCGGGTCGCGCTCAAGTGCATCAATATCAACTCCAAGCAACGCGGCATCGTTCCGTTAGAACGTTTGCTCACCGAAGCTCGCGCCGCCGCCGCGATCGAGCACCCGAACGTCACGCAGATTTATGAGGTCGGCGAGACCAAGGGCATCTTCTACATCGCGATGGAGCTGGCCGAGGGCGGCAGCACGCACGCGCTGGTCAAGACCGCCGGGCCGATGGACGTGGTGCGAGCTTGCACGCTCTGCGCCGAGGCGGCCGACGCGCTGCAACTGGGCCACGACTGCGGCATCGTCCACCGCGACATCAAGCCGGCCAACCTCCTGCTCGGACGCAACGGCCGGTGCAAGGTCGCCGACTTCGGCCTCGCCCACGGCGGCGACGTCTCCGATCCGCTTCATGCTTCCAAACAAGGCGGTACGCCGTTCTACATCGCCCCTGAAATCGTTCGTGGCTCCGAGGGTGATGCCCGCGCCGACATTTACTCTCTTGCCGCGACGCTCGTGTACCTGCTGACCGGTCGTCACATCGTTGAGGGGGAAACCCGCGCGGCCGTGCTCAAAGCACAAGTCGACCAGCCGCCGCTCGATGTCCGCGGCGTCCGGCCTGAGATTGATCCGGGCTTGGCCGACGTGATCGCCAAAGCGCTCTCGAAAGACCCTGGCACGCGATTCCAAACGGCCGGCGAGTTTGCCACGGCTTTGCGTGTCTACACGGTCCCCGTCAACAAAGCTGGCACGGCGATCGGCGGTGTGGATTGGAAGAAGGTCGGTCCGATCGCGGTCGGCATCGGAGCGTTGGTCGTCCTGCTGCTTGTGATTCTTCCGTTCATCGGCGGCGATGGCGAAGCCACCGAAGACACCAACGCAAGGAGCAGCGACAGCGCAGCCGATCGCACGCCGACCAACGACGCCGTAGCTCAAACCACCCGGCACACGTTCACGCTCGACGTGAGCGCCTGGGCGAACAAGCCCGACACCGTGCATGTCGCCGGGGATTTCAACGGCTGGGATGAGTCGGCAACGCCGTTGACGGACCCGAACGGCGACGACACCTGGTCGGTCGTCGTACCCCTTGAGCCGGGCATGCACATGTACAAGTTTGTCGTCAACGGCGATCGCTGGATCAATGACCCGGACGCCGACCCCAGCCTCGACGCCGGCGACGGTCACGGCGGCATCAACAACGGCGTGCTGATCGGCCCGTAG
- a CDS encoding NADH-quinone oxidoreductase subunit C, whose protein sequence is MSDEAATATVSKPKIDHPAIEPLKRQFPEIKFLAKDFRGMVSLVTPREKIVEVCAYLRDDPNLRYDHLTEVNGADYLGFSQKTPGRFAVTYGLTSIPHNNRLWLKVFLNPERDTVPDSDANGFRDENALEQGDPGLVVPSVCGVWPGGEWMEREVYDMFGVIFEGHPDLRRIMSWNGFGNFPLRKDYPLRGVGEREGYKIVTRETA, encoded by the coding sequence ATGTCCGATGAAGCCGCCACCGCGACCGTTAGCAAGCCGAAGATCGACCACCCCGCGATCGAGCCGCTCAAGCGGCAGTTCCCGGAGATCAAGTTCCTAGCCAAGGACTTCCGCGGCATGGTCTCGCTGGTGACCCCTCGCGAGAAGATCGTGGAGGTCTGTGCCTACCTGCGTGATGATCCGAACCTGCGGTACGACCACCTCACCGAGGTCAACGGTGCGGATTACCTGGGCTTTTCACAGAAGACGCCGGGGCGGTTTGCGGTGACGTACGGGCTGACGAGCATCCCGCACAACAACCGGCTCTGGCTCAAGGTGTTCCTCAACCCCGAGCGCGACACCGTGCCAGACTCCGACGCCAACGGCTTCCGTGACGAGAACGCGCTGGAGCAAGGCGATCCGGGTCTCGTGGTTCCCAGCGTTTGCGGCGTCTGGCCCGGTGGCGAGTGGATGGAGCGCGAGGTCTACGACATGTTCGGCGTCATCTTCGAGGGCCACCCGGATCTGCGCCGCATCATGAGCTGGAACGGTTTCGGTAACTTCCCGCTCCGCAAGGACTACCCGCTACGCGGCGTTGGTGAACGCGAAGGTTACAAGATCGTCACCCGCGAAACGGCCTAG